One Cyclopterus lumpus isolate fCycLum1 chromosome 7, fCycLum1.pri, whole genome shotgun sequence DNA window includes the following coding sequences:
- the si:dkey-261h17.1 gene encoding uncharacterized protein si:dkey-261h17.1 isoform X1: MAASMWRMNGPWRRMAGVLLLCALMLSNEVICQDAPTTDTPALAADTDMANGTADEGATPTVAVGGESAASAAPQNSTLVAFQATIVSIALGNSQDGDTSGTTGTTADPIVEASMVPDVSNIVRTVVPNVMCVGKEDIPENNAVKAALATADCQKTKDIIQQNPASWCHKENCNLKIFQDGNTALVASDDANLATLADALKSEHLKDKLGVTKTETPPSSGSSVFVGILVTGLLAALAIPLGYLKCQRRTDTKGVRLAEEAHPADQENQGNTLVSVAPLIPPPETTEKPSINGDSPEADKTQPPPPINGHSTTKTADTEM, encoded by the exons ATGAGGTGATATGTCAAGATGCTCCAACAACAGATACACCTGCTCTAGCTGCAGACACTGACA TGGCAAATGGCACTGCTGATGAAGGTGCTACTCCAACTGTTGCTGTCGGTGGAGaatctgctgcttctgctgctcctcaaAATAGTACACTGGTTGCATTCCAAGCAACCATTGTAAGCATTGCACTTGGTAACAGCCAGGATGGAGACACCTCGGGCACCACAGGCACCACTGCTGACCCCATTGTCGAAGCCAGCATGGTCCCAGATGTCTCCAACATTGTTAGAACAGTGGTG CCCAATGTGATGTGTGTTGGAAAGGAGGACATCCCAGAAAATAATGCTGTCAAGGCTGCGTTGGCAACAGCTGATTGT CAAAAAACTAAAGACATTATTCAGCAGAACCCTGCAAGTTGGTGCCACAAAGAAAACTGTAATCTAAAAATCTTCCAAGACGGCAACACAGCGCTGGTGGCCAGTGATGATG CTAACTTGGCTACTTTGGCTGACGCACTCAAGAGTGAACATCTGAAAGACAAG CTGGGTGTGACAAAGACCGAAACCCCGCCTTCATCAGGTTCCTCTGTCTTTGTGGGAATACTCGTCACTGGTCTGCTTGCTGCCCTTGCAATCCCTCTTGGTTACCTCAAATGCCAACGCAGGACGGACACCAAGGGAGTGAGGCTG GCAGAGGAGGCCCATCCAGCAGATCAGGAGAACCAGGGGAACACTCTTGTATCTGTGGCCCCCCTCATCCCCCCTCCGGAAACCACGGAGAAACCCAGCATAAATGGAGACTCCCCGGAGGCAGACAAGacccagcctcctcctcccatcaacGGCCACTCCACCACCAAGACAGCGGACACCGAGATGTGA
- the si:dkey-261h17.1 gene encoding uncharacterized protein si:dkey-261h17.1 isoform X2, translating into MAASMWRMNGPWRRMAGVLLLCALMLSMANGTADEGATPTVAVGGESAASAAPQNSTLVAFQATIVSIALGNSQDGDTSGTTGTTADPIVEASMVPDVSNIVRTVVPNVMCVGKEDIPENNAVKAALATADCQKTKDIIQQNPASWCHKENCNLKIFQDGNTALVASDDANLATLADALKSEHLKDKLGVTKTETPPSSGSSVFVGILVTGLLAALAIPLGYLKCQRRTDTKGVRLAEEAHPADQENQGNTLVSVAPLIPPPETTEKPSINGDSPEADKTQPPPPINGHSTTKTADTEM; encoded by the exons TGGCAAATGGCACTGCTGATGAAGGTGCTACTCCAACTGTTGCTGTCGGTGGAGaatctgctgcttctgctgctcctcaaAATAGTACACTGGTTGCATTCCAAGCAACCATTGTAAGCATTGCACTTGGTAACAGCCAGGATGGAGACACCTCGGGCACCACAGGCACCACTGCTGACCCCATTGTCGAAGCCAGCATGGTCCCAGATGTCTCCAACATTGTTAGAACAGTGGTG CCCAATGTGATGTGTGTTGGAAAGGAGGACATCCCAGAAAATAATGCTGTCAAGGCTGCGTTGGCAACAGCTGATTGT CAAAAAACTAAAGACATTATTCAGCAGAACCCTGCAAGTTGGTGCCACAAAGAAAACTGTAATCTAAAAATCTTCCAAGACGGCAACACAGCGCTGGTGGCCAGTGATGATG CTAACTTGGCTACTTTGGCTGACGCACTCAAGAGTGAACATCTGAAAGACAAG CTGGGTGTGACAAAGACCGAAACCCCGCCTTCATCAGGTTCCTCTGTCTTTGTGGGAATACTCGTCACTGGTCTGCTTGCTGCCCTTGCAATCCCTCTTGGTTACCTCAAATGCCAACGCAGGACGGACACCAAGGGAGTGAGGCTG GCAGAGGAGGCCCATCCAGCAGATCAGGAGAACCAGGGGAACACTCTTGTATCTGTGGCCCCCCTCATCCCCCCTCCGGAAACCACGGAGAAACCCAGCATAAATGGAGACTCCCCGGAGGCAGACAAGacccagcctcctcctcccatcaacGGCCACTCCACCACCAAGACAGCGGACACCGAGATGTGA